The DNA sequence ACGAAACTCCCGAAAGTCGCCGGGGCGGCCACCCAGAAATTCGGCGGGAACGAGCTGTACCGGCAGGGCGTAGTTGTAGTCGAAGTTCGTGAAGAGCCGGGCTGTTGGCAACAGGCTGGCCTGGGCTACGGCTCGCTGCTGGTCCTGTAGCGTTCGGTTTTGCCGGGCAATGACCAGATCCGGGTTGTTGCGCCGGGCCAGAGCAAGGGCTTCCTGCACCGACGGTACTAGGGTCTGCGCACCGACAGGAAGTGGCACAAGCAGGAATAATAAGTAGATATACCGGTTCATGCGTATCGTGAGTGGACACGCAAAAGAGCGCCTTTTTGAGACGACGTAGCGACTATTTTATACCGAAGCGACCAAAATAATACCGGAAACCGCTGATTTCGGGCACGAAAAAGCCGGAGTCTTATGACCCCGGCTTTTATCTATATCAGGCGGCTGACTATAAATCAGCTACTGCTTTGTGAATCTCATCTTTGGTTTTACCCGTTTTCTGCTGGAGTTTACCCCACATTTCGTCTTCCTTGCCATCGGCATAGGTTAGATCGTCGTCGGTCAGATCACCATACGCCTGTTTGATTTTACCTTTCAGTTCGTTCCAGCCGCCTTTAATCGTTGTCTCGTTCATGATCGTAGTGTTTAACGTTGAATGATATAATCAGCCAGTTTGGCTGCATGTATAAAACTAGGCAGAAACAGAAATGTTTTTAATTACGGCTTCCGCAATTTTTTTTGAGTCGATGGAGAGGTTGTAGATGATGCCGGTCAGCGGGGTGGTGAAGCCCAGAAAGTAAAGGCCCCGCAGGTCGGGGGTGGTAAACCACAACTGCCTGGGATACCCTTTCTCGTTCAGGATACGAGCCGCCAGGTCGTCGCCCAGCACCGGTGCCAAGCCGGGCCGGTAACCTGTTGCCAGAATAATAGCATCGAAGGGCAGCTCACGGGCATCGGTGAAGGTGACTGTTTTTGCGTTGACCCGCTCAATGCCGGGTACAACTGTGATCTGGCCCGCTTTGATTTGGTCGAGGGTGCCGAGGTCGATAACGGGAATCCGCCCCCGCCGGGTATCGAACGAAGCCGGGTGGTCGGGCTTGCCGAGACCGTATTTCGATAGATCCCCAATGGTGAACTGCTGCGATAGTCCCGTTACCAGGTCATAGAACCAGTTTGGAAACCGGCTCAGGAAAATGGCCGTCGGCTGGGCGGGTTTACCCAGAACATCGCGTTTGACAATATTGATGGGCCGGCGTACCGATATGAATGGGCGGGCCCCGTGTTCAAGCAAATCGAGGGCGAGTTCGGCTCCCGTGTTCCCCATTCCGACTACCAGTACGTTTTCATCCCGGAAGGGCGCGCCGTTGCGGTATTCCCGGCTGTGCCAGATGATTCCCCTGAATGCCCGCTGACCCGGTAAGTCCGGTACGTTGGGAATCCGGTTGTAGCCCGTAGCCACAATAACCTGGTCCGCTTTGAACAGGTCGGTCGGGGTTTGAACCAGCCACTGGCCCGCTGGACCGCGTCTGATCCCGGTAACGGGTTGGTTGAAGCGGGGCCTGATCCCGAAGTGCTCGGCGTACTGCTCCAGGTAGTCAACCAGTTCCAGGCGCGATACGTAAGTAGGGTAGTTTTCGGGAAAGGGCAGATGCGGCAAAGCCGAATACTGTTTGACCGTATGCAGATGGAGCCGGTCGTAGTGATTCCGCCACGAAAAACCAATGTAGTCACTGGCTTCCAGTACCATGAATGGTACATTACGGTGCGCCAGCTGCCCCGCCATGGCCAGCCCGGCCGGGCCGGCTCCGATGATTAGAATCATAATGGTCAATTCGTTAATCGGTGCGTCAATCAGTAGCTGAAGCCAGACCTGTATATGCGCCAGCTACTGACCGACTCATCGACTGATCAACTGACCGACTGAATTACTTAAGCCTCGTCCAGGTTTGGGTTTTGCCGAGCAGGGAGATGCCGACGTAGCCCCGAACGTCCAGCGTATTCGGGTCTTTGAGGGTCATTTTGCAGTTATACTCCTTGCCGTCTTCAGGGTTATAAATCTTGCCGTCGCTCCAGACGCCCCCCCCGTCGTATTTGAAATTATACATCAGCAGCATATTCATCAGCGGGCGACTTCGTTTCGACAGATCGACATTTTTACTATCGGTCTTGGGTTTTCCGGTTGCCGGGTCATTGGGTTCGGTCAGGTGGATAAGCTTACCAAAATAAGTGCCGCCCTGTTTATAAATCTGGACGTGGCCTTTCTTGGTGCCGTTCAGCCAGGTCCCCACCACCGCGTCGGGATTATCTTTGGGCGCAAAAGAGACAAGACACGTAGCGAGAATAGTCAGCGTAAAAAACAGGCGTGTGACGTTCATGGAATCGGATGATTGGAAGTAAACAGCGATTTTATTGTACTAACGCAAATATGAGAACCCGGATTACGCGAATGAAATGATTTAGACGGATTTTTGCAGCACCCCAGTTGACCGTCAACGGTTCAGGCCGGGGAATACCAATCAACAAAAACGAAGGAACATGTTCAAGAGAGACCCCAATCGCAGCTATCCAACCGAAACTGAATCGCGGACGATTATCCGTTTTCAGGATTGTGACCCCCTGCAGCACCTCAATAACGCCAAATATTTCGACTACTACTTCAACGCCCGGGAGGACCAGGTCGCCAAGCTGTACGACTTCAATCCCGGCCAGCTGTTCAGCGAGCTGAAAACCAGCTGGGTCGTTTACCAGCACCAGATCGCTTATGTTCGTCCTGCCCGGGTCAGTGAGTGGATACGTATCATGTCCCGGCTTATTTACGTCAATGAAGATACCACAGTTACGGAATACTTCATGACCGACGATGCCAAGACGCAACTGAAAAATGTACTATGGGTAACGTCGAAATACGTGAGCGTGGCAACGGGCAAACGCATTCCGCACGACGACCTGGTTATGGGCTACCTGAAAGCGACACTGGTCCCGAACATCGATTTCCACACCCTGAACTTCAACGACCGTATCCACGCCATAAAACGGCAGATCTCGCAGGGCACCGAACGCGTGGTGTAAAGCCGGTAGGGTGGTGAAATCCGGCTTGAATAGATTTATTTTTAGAATAAATTAAACCCATTCATGGGTACATGCTCAAACGGGCAACAACAACCTGAAAACAAGTACCACCATGAACAACGTATTGATGACCGCGGCTACCCTGTTTGTGTTACTCTCGTCCGGCGCCATGGCCCAGCGCTACGGCTACCCCGCCCCGCAGCCCAACAACTACCCACCACAATCTGGTTATGACCAGCGCTACGGACAGTACGGCCAGTCTGATTACAACTACGATTACGACGATTATCAGTTCGACCGGCACCTCGACTGGTGGGATCGGGAGTTGAACCTGAGCCGGCGGCAGGAGCGTGAAATCAGACGGGTTCGGGAACGGTTCGAGCAGCAAACCCGGTCGATCAATCCCCGCGATCCGCGTCAGCGGGATGTACTGCGGCAGCTGCGCCAGCGCGAATTTTTCGATATGATGGCCGTGCTCGACTCCCGGCAGCGCGACCGGGTTATTGAACGGATGCGGCCCTACGAGCGCCTGGCCGGGCGCGGACCCGGACGCGGCAATGGCTACGGGCGTGGGTATGGTAATGGCCGCGGTGGCGGTTATGGTAATTACAACTACTGATTGAGTCAGGACAAGTACACAGCCGACCAAAGGGTCGGCTGTTTTTGTTGGGTGCCGGCCAACCCTGACCGCTTAGCTAGGGAACTAACCACTTGCAAGGCAAAGGATTGATTCCTGCCCCTTTGTTTCGTATTTTTCGGGGAAACTCATTTCCCTGAACTGTATGTTTGTACATCAACGAATCAAAAAAACAGGCGCCCTGCTGGTTGCTGCGACCTTGTCGGCCGTTGCCCAGCCTTCGCCCCAACAACCTAAAATGACCGCTAATCCTTTTTTAAGTTCGTACGAAACGCCCCACCAGACGGCTCCGTTCGACAAAGTAAAAAATACCGATTACCTCCCCGCGCTGACGGAAGGACTCGCCCAGGGACGGAAGGAAATTGCCGCCATCGTCAATAATCCGGCAAAACCTACCTTCGACAATACCATTGTAGCCCTCGAACGGTCCGGCGATCTGCTGAGCAAAGTAACCTCGGTGCTGTTTAACCTGAATAGCGCCGAGACAACCCCCGAACTACAGAAGATCGTTAAGGAAGCATCGCCCATGCTCAGTGAGTATGGCAACGACATTACCCTGAACGAGAAGCTGTTTGCTCGCATCAAGTCGGTTTATGAGCAGCGCGCCAGCCTTAAGCTTGACCCCGAGCGGTCTATGCTGCTGGAGAAAGCTTACAAACGGTTCGCGCGTAATGGCGCCAACCTCGATGCTAAAGGCAAGGAGCGGCTACGGGCTATCGACAAGGAGATGTCGCAGCTATCGCTTCAGTTTGGCGAAAACGTGCTGAACGAAACGAACGAATACCTGATGCCCGTTACGGACGAGAAAGACCTTGCCGGCCTCCCCGACTACGTGCGGGAAGCGGCTAAAGCAACGGCCAAACAAAAAGGGAAAGACGGCTACGTGTTCACTTTGCAGGCCCCTAGCTACGGTCCGTTCATGCAATATGCCGACAACCGGGCGCTGCGCCAGAAGCTGTATATGGCTTTCAACGGTCGCGGTTTCCACGGTGACAAGAACGACAACTCGGCCATTATCGAAAAAATCGTGAACCTGCGTTACGAGCGGGCAAACTTGCTGGGCTACAAAACCCACGCCGACTTCGTGCTGGAAGAAAGTATGGCTGGTTCGCGCGATAAAGTACAGTCGTTCCTCGATGAGCTGGTTACCTACGCCCGCCCGGCGGCCGAGCGCCAGCTGGCCGAATTGACGGCGTACGCTAAAGCCCACGGCTTTACCGACGATAAACTACAAGCCTGGGATAACAACTACTACGCCGAGAAGCTCAAGAAAGAGAAATATGATCTCGACGATGAAATGCTGAAACCATATTTCAAACTCGATAACGTACTGAACGGGGCCTTCATGGTTGCCAACAAACTTTATGGCATCACCTTCAAAGAACGTACCGACATCCCGGTCTATAATCCAGAGGTGAAAACCTTCGACGTATTCGATAAGGACGGTAAATTTCTGGCGGTCTTCTACGGCGATTATTTTCCCCGGGCTGGCAAACGTAGTGGTGCCTGGATGAACGACATTCAGGGGCAGAAAGTAGAAAACGGAACCAACATCCGGCCGCACATTGTCAACGTCTGCAATTTTACCCGCCCCACAGATACCAAACCCTCGCTGCTGACTTTTTACGAAGTCACGACGCTCTTCCACGAGTTTGGGCATGGTTTGCACGGTATGCTGGCTAACGGTACGTTCGAGAGCCTGAGCGGTACGAGCGTTCCCCGCGATTTCGTTGAGCTGCCTTCGCAGGTAATGGAAAACTGGTGCTATGATCCCGACGCGCTGAAACTGTTTGCCAAGCATTACCAGACAGGCGAGGTAATCCCGAATGAACTGATCGAAAAAATCCGGGCGAGCCAGAACTTCATGGCCGGACTGGCCAATTTGCGGCAACTACGGCTCGGCCTGACGGATATGTACTACCACGGCCAGAAACCAACCGGTGAGAGCATTTCTGAAATCGAGAACCGGGTAGACTCGGTGGCGAATCTGTACCCACGTGTGAAAGGGGTTGCCGTCAGCCCTGCATTTTCGCACATCTTCGCGGGAGGTTACTCGGCGGGCTATTACAGCTACAAATGGAGCGAAGTGCTGGACGCCGATGCCTTTGAGTTCTTCAAGGAAAACGGCGGATTGGACAACAAAACGGCTGCCGACAGCTTCCGGAAGAACGTATTGGAAAAAGGCGGTACCGAGAAGCCCATGGAGCTTTACAAAAAATTCCGCGGCCGCGAGCCGTCGCCTAAAGCGATGTTACGCCGAAGCGGCCTGATTTTATAAGACAGGGCGATAGGGTAGAGGGTCCGGTTCGAACCTTCGTTCTGAAAGCCAAAAACGTCGTAAAGTCCCCGATCGTGGTTGGGGACTTTACGACGTTTGTTTGTGGGCAACCAATGTCATGACGGTTGAGAAATTTTTGACGGGTTCAGGCTATAAGCTAAATCTCGCCCGTGCATCGACGTTTCCACCCAATACGGAACTGCCAAAAAGGAGTAATGGGGTATCATCGGCCGCTGTGGTAACGGCTGCGGGTAATATTAATCTGTGGATCCAGGCCAACCACTGCACGGAGATGCCGATCTAACGATCTCTTATAAACAAAAAAGCGCCCCGCTGGAGTGATTCCGGCGGGGCGCTTTGGTTATATAGTATGCGGTTTCGTCGCGACCGGCCCTCAAACGGGCTCAGGCCTGCTTTGTAACCTGAATGTTCATGATCAGCCGAACGTCGTCGCTCACAACGACGCCACCGGCTTCCGTCACGGCATCCCACGACAGGCCGAACTCCTTGCGCTTGATCACGCCCGATAATTCGAAACCGGCTTTTGTCTGACCGTAGAAGTCCTGCATCTGGCCACCGTACTCGGCTTTGAGCACGACGGGCTTCGTAACGCCATGGATCGTCAGATCGCCACTTAGTTCGTAAGCATCATCGCCGGTCTTTTTCATGCCGGTAGAGGTGAAGGTCAGTTTCGGAAACTGATCAGCGTCGAAGAAGTCGGCCGATTTCAGGTGCGTGTCGCGCTGCTCATTGTTGGTGCTGATGCTGGCAATATCGGCAGAAAAGGAGATCTGGGCATCCTCAAAATCGTCACCGTTCATCACCAGTTGTCCTTCATACTGACCAAAAGACCCCGTAACGGTCGATACCATCAGGTGCTTCACCTTGAACTGAACCTCAGAGTGGGTAGGGTCGATGATCCAGGTTGTGGCGGTAGTTGCTTGTGCGTCCATGTCGTTTATTTAGTTAAATGTATATGTATTTAATGTAGATACATGCAAATGTAAAGAATTGTTCCCACTGTTCAACTATTTTCTACAAGATCTTTTTCGAGGTTCCTGTAAGCCAGCTACGGACGTTTTTTTGCCCGGACGACGGGGAGGATTGGTGCCGGTAATTGCGGTTTTTTCGGCACCTTTGCCGCATCTTTTTTGTTCTTTATACGTATCAAATCTCTCAAAAATGCCCAACTGGTTTCTCGGAAAAATCCGCTATCAGCAACCTATTGACGACGCGACCGTTGGTACGCGCAACGAAGAGTTTATTAAGCAAAAGACCGTTACCGAAGCGTATCTGGTCGATGCCGTCAGCTATACCGACGCCGAAGCCCGGCTCTATCAGGAAATTGCCGCCAACACGCCTGACTTTGAGATTACCGATATTTCGCGGATGAAACTCGCGGATGTGTTTTACAATGAAGACGGGGGCGAGGTATGGTACAAGGTAAAGGCCCTGTTCATTACGGAAGATGAAAAAACGGGCAAGCAAAAGAAAAGTCCGAGTCTGATGCTCGTCAACGCCGAGACGCCCAAGCAGGCGTATGAACTCGTGGAGGCAAGTCTGAAAACGTCGCTCGATCCGTTCGAGATCACGGATGTGAACACGACCAAGATTCTGGATATTTTTCCCTATAGTGAAGAGGAGAAGCGCAACCTCCGACCGCTCAGCGAAGTAGCCGAACGCGAAACCGAAAACGTGTAACGGAACGTTTTGACGCTCATCCGGTAACGTGTTGTTGCCGGATGAGTATAATTACCGCCGAATAGTACATAATTCGCCTATTTCGAAGGCCGGAACTTGCGTTGAATTTGTACAATGCGGATATTTGACCCACCATGAAACGCAAGCTGTTCCAATTGTTCAATCTTCTGATGACCTGTGTCGTGCTGCTGAGCAGTACGGGATTTGGCCTGGTTGAGCATTCGTGCCAGATGCGGGGCAAGAAAAAAACGATGGTCGTTGCGTTTAGCGACCACAAAAAAAAGACAGGCTGTTCGAGTGATGGGCAATCGGTGGAGTCCCGTCAGACAACCGTCGACAAGGCCAGTTGCTGCCAGGACGAAAGCAGCTACGAAAACGTAGACGCCCAATCGTCGCTGAGCCAGCTCGTTGCGAAGTTTGTTAAAGCCGTTACCGAAACGGTGCTGGCGGGCACAGTAGCCCTGATGGCTTATCTGGTCGAGTGGATTTTTGACCGGGAGTCGTCGTCCATTGCCTTCGCTGGTGAACCCCCTTCCCCCTCCGGGCGCGATATACTGGCGCTCGACAGTCGGTTACTCCTTTGATTTGTTGATTGATTTCACCACGCCGATGTCCTGATGACATGGGCTGTTCGTGTTTGTTCATCAATCAACAACCTCATGCGATTTATTTTTGTACTGGTCGGGCTACTCACGGTAGCACCGGGCTTCAGCCGCGTGGCGCAGGCCCAATCCGACACAACGGCTGCTGCCAACATTTCCGTCGATTCAACTGCATCCGGGTCCCTCCCGGCCGGAGTTACCGGCACCGTGGGCGAAACTGTTAACCAACAGCGGGTGCTCCTCGTCGGCGCTACGGTGCTCTGGGCCGGAACGACGGCGGGAACCGTTACCGACTCACTTGGCCGGTTTCAGCTGGCTGTGCAACCCGGGGTCAATCGGCTGGTTGTCAGTTATGTGGGATACGTAGCCGATACGATCACCGTTGCGAATCCCGCAACACCACTGATGATAACCCTCAAGTCGGCACAAACGCTGCAGGAGGTAACGGTGTCTGGCTCCCCCGGTCAGATCGACCGGCTCAATCCGATCCAGACCGAACTGATCACCCAGCGTACCCTGGCCAAAGCTGCCTGCTGTAACCTGTCGGAGAGTTTCGAGACGAATGCTTCGGTAAGTGTATCCTACGCCGATGCCGTAACGGGCGCGCGGCAGATCCAGTTTCTGGGACTGGGAGGGCAGTACGTCCAGACCAACGTCGAAAACATACCCACCGTACGGGGATTGGGAACTACGTTTGGGTTGAACTACATTCCCGGCACCTGGATCACCAGCATCGATGTGGGAAAAGGAGCCGGTTCGGTCGTAAATGGCTATGAGTCGATGAGTGGGCAGATGAATATCGAACTTCAGAAACCCGACTCGCCCGACAAGCTGTTCCTGAACGGTTACGTCAACAGTTTTGGCCGGATTGAAGGAAATGTCAACTGGTCGAAACCGATCAGCAAAAAGTGGAGCGTGGGCGTATTGGGACATGCCAGTACGCTTCAGAAAGAAACCGACCAGAACCACGACGGATTTCGCGATCTGCCGCTGTATACCCAACTCAACGCGATCAATCGGTATAAATACAGCAGCGAGCGGTTCATGGCCCAGTTTGGCGTGAAAGCGCTGTACGAAGATCGGGATGGGGGACAGTTATCCCGTTTCGGACCGTCGGGCTACCGCTTCGGCAACACGACCAAACGAGTGGAGTTCTTCTCAAAAACGGCAAAGCTCTTTCCTGAACAACCCTATAAAGGGCTGGGCCTGATCCTGAATGGGCTCAACCACGAGCAGACGGCCATCTTTGGCTACCGCCCCTACGCCGGTCGGCAGCGGACACTCTACGCAAATCTGATCTACCAGGACATTATCGGGACAACCAATCATACGTACAAAGCGGGGTTGAGTTACCTGCTTGATGACTATCGTGAGCAACTGGGAGCCCTGCAAACGAAGCGCACCGAGTCGGTGCCGGGTGTTTTTGCCGAATACACCTACACCTACCCCGAAAAGATGACGCTCGTTTTGGGCGGTCGGTTCGACTACCATAACCTGTTCGGGCCGCAGTGGACCCCCCGGGCGCACCTCAAGTACGATATCAGTCCTAACCTCATCCTGCGGGCATCGGCCGGGCGGGGCTTCCGTGTCCCTAACTTCCTGGCCGAGAATTTCGGGTATTTCGTTAGTTCACGGGTTATCTACAACGAAGCGCAGCTCCGGCCCGAGGTGTCGTGGAACTACGGCGGGAGCCTGACGAATGACTTTACCCTGTTCGGCAAAAAAGCGTCGCTGGTACTGGATTACCACCGTACCGATTTTCGGGAGCAACTGTTTATTGACGTCGAGCATCCGCAGGAAATTCACTTTCATAACCTGTACGGCAAATCGTTCGCCAACAGCTTTCAGGCGGAACTTAACTACCAGCCTATCCGCCGGATGGACGTGAAAGTGGCGTATCGCCTGTTCGACGTGCGGCAAAGCATGAGCGTACCATCGGGCGATACGTTGCTGTTACCCCGTATGATGATTCCGCGCGATCGAGTGCTGCTCAACGTGGGCTACGCGCTGCCCTATGACAAATGGAAATTCGACGCGACCCTGCAATGGAACGGTCCCCGCCGGATCCCATACCTCCGGACGGGGGCGGAGGCCGATTACACGGTAGTACCCAGGGAGTATGCGCCTGGTTTTTATAACCTGAACGCCCAGATTAGCCGGGCATTCCGGTCGGGGCTGGAGATCTACCTGGGTGGAGAGAACCTCACCGGCTTTCGGCAACTTAACCCCATCATTGCCGCCAATGACCCGTTTGGGCCCGCCTTCGATGCCGGGTCCCGGGTGTGGGGACCCGTAACGGGCCGTATGGTGTATGTTGGCTTTCGCTTTAAACCACAACCATGATGCTGTTAAAAATAAAGAATATGGTCTGCGACCGGTGCAAGCGGGCCGTGCGCGAAGATCTGGAAACGCTGGGCCTGACGCTGCTGCGTGTCGACTTGGGCGAAGCAGAGATTGCGGAGTTACCCGCCCCGCTGACAACGGATGATGTACGGCGGGTGTTGCAGGCGGGGGGCTTCGACCTGGTCGATGACAAAAAGCAGTCGCTGGTGGAACACATGAAAGTGCTGCTCATCAATGAGGTACAGTACCTGAAAGGCGAGCGCCTGCCGACCGAGAATTATTCGGCCTTCCTGGAGCGTAAGCTAGGCTACGAATATTCATACCTGAGTGGCCTTTTCTCGACCCTGGAGGGGCAGACCGTGGAAAAATATACCATTGCCCTCAAGATCGAAAAAGTGAAAGAGTGGCTAACGTATGATGAATTGACACTGACCGAGATGGCCTGGCGACTGAGTTACAGCAGCGTTCAGCACCTTTCCAATCAGTTTCGGCAGGTGACGGGGCAAACGCCGGGGCAGTTTAAAAAAGAGGCCCATATTGCCCGCAAAACGCTGGATTCGATCTGAGTGAGCGGTACCTGTACAGTTGATCCGGAATTATGTAAAAACGGAATGAACACGGCTCAGTTACTTTACCAGACCAACGGTGGTCTCCTCAACGCTTACCCGTAGTATGGAAATGACACAACATCACCACAGCGACACCTGTTTCGAATGCGCCGAAGCCTGCGAACGGTGCGTCACCGCCTGTCTGGAAATGGGCGATCAGGATAGTAAGGGGCACGACATGACGGCCTGTATCAAGCTCTGCCGCGACTGCGCGGATATCTGCACGTTATGCGGACGGCTCGAAGCACGCGGGTCACAATTCATGAACCAGTACATGCAACTCTGTGCCGACGCCTGCGACGCCTGTGCTACGGAGTGCGAAAAACATGCGGGTCACCACGCCCACTGCAAAGCCTGCGCTGACGCCTGCCGGAAGTGCGCCGACGAATGCCGCCGGATGGCCAATGCCTGAGGGTAGCCAGCGTGATGACACTCGGGCTACACCGGGTGTCATTACCTTTCCACATTACGGGACGTAACCACTATTCCATGACTTCCCTTTACACGCTTTTTCTGGTTTTGCTCATCAACATCGTCCGCCAGCCGGATACCGTTCAGGTCATCGGTACGGGTCGGCATCCGGCGGTGGAGACCGATCCCGCCGGGGGGATTCACGTCGTGTTTGGTCGGGGCGCTGTGTTATACTACACTACCTCCGCCGATGGGCATATTTTCTCAAAGCCGCTGGTAGTAGACAGCTTGCCGGGTTTGCACCTGGGCGCATCACGGGGGCCGCAGATTGCCGCAACGAACCGCTCAGTCGTGATTACGGCCATCGACAAAACAGGCAATGTGTGGAGCTATACCCTCGATCGGCCGACGGGCCAGTGGCACAGGCCCGTTCAGGTTACCGACGAGCCGGACAAGGCGAAAGAGGGTTTTGTAGCCCTCACGGCCGATCCGGAAAATGGCTATTCCGCCATCTGGCTCGATTTGCGGGGAAATCAGCAAAACAAACTGATGGGTGCACAGTCGATCGACGGAGGACGAACGTGGTCGGCAAACCGGCTGGTGTATGCATCGCCCGACGGGACGATTTGTGAATGCTGCCAGCCGTCGATCGTTCGTCGGGGCCAGTCGGTGGCAGTCCTGTTCCGCAATTTCATCGCCGGTTCGCGGGATATGTACCTGCTGCGCTCAACTGATGGAGGATCCTCGTTCGGAAAAGCCGAGAAGCTGGGTGACGGTACCTGGCCGCTCAATGCCTGTCCCATGGATGGGGGCGGTCTGTACATGACGCCCGAGGGAATACTGTCAACCGTCTGGCGCCGGGCCGATACGTTATTCAGCGCCCGACCCGGCCAGACCGAACGGAAACTAGGCCCTGGAAAGAATGCCAAAATTATCAGTACGAAGAAAGGAGATTATATCGCTTTCCAGCGCGATGGCCGCGTGTGGATCATTGTGCCGGGGCAACCCGAAGCCCGCCCGGTGGGTGAGGGCGGTTACCCCAAACTGTTGCGGCTCGCCAACGACAGGATACTGTGTCTGTGGGAACGGGCCGGATTAGTGGTAAGCACCGTGGTAGGATGACTATTTTTACTATCAACGCTATGAAAAAACGAGCACTATTCGTGTTGTTGGGCCTATCAACCAGTGCGCTGGCGCAACACCAGCACCACGGGACACCCCCTGCCCGCAGCGGCAAAGCGGCTGCAGACACGATGAAAACCATGGACCATTCGATGCATACCATGGATATGGGCAATGGGACGGCACACTCAATGGAAATGATGAGGATGTCGAACGATGGTATGACGATGGACACATCGATGGGAATGACGCATTCGCTATCGCGGAATCTATCCATGAACCGGAACGGGTCCGGTACGTCCTGGCACCCGGACAATACGCCTATGTATGCCTACATGCGGCACCCGGTCAAACCCGGTGGCTGGAGCTACATGTTGCACTACGCTATCTACCTGCGCTATACGAACCAGAACGTGAACAACCCGGCGGGGCGGGGCCGGGACAGTCAGTTGGGAGCCCCCAACTGGTTTATGGGTATGGCGCAGCGGAAAGTGGGAAAACGCGGCTTGTTCCAGGTGCGGGCTATGGTATCGCTCGATCCACTCACGGTTACCAACGGTGGATATCCGCTGCTATTCCAGACGGGTGAAACCTACAGAGGGCAACCGCTCATCGATCGCCAGCATCCCCATGATCTGGTATCGGAACTGTCAATAAGTTACGCCCACGCTTTTAACAAGGACATGGATCTGTACGGCTATGTGGGCTACCCCGGCGAACCAGCCGTTGGCCCACCGGCCTTCATGCACCGTATCTCGTCATTCAATAACCCCGACGCGCCCCTAAGCCACCATTGGCAGGATGCTACGCACATTTTATTTGGGGTGGCTACGGCGGGGTTTCGGTACAAATGGATCAAGGTGGAAGGGTCGACATTCAAAGGCCGGGAGCCCGACGAAAACCGGTACAACTTCGACAGGCCCCGCTTCGATAGTTATTCATACCGGGTGTCGGTCAATCCTTCGCCATCGCTGGCGTTTCAGTTCTCGCAGGGCTTCCTGAAAAGTCCCGAAGAAACGCATCCGGAAGAGGATGTCGTTCGGACTACGGCTTCCGTGCTGCACAGCAAAGGACTGGGGCGGGAGGGGCGCTACGTCAGTTCGGCGCTGGTATGGGGGCAAAATACCCACGATGGTATTCGGGAAAATGG is a window from the Spirosoma rigui genome containing:
- a CDS encoding HYC_CC_PP family protein, producing MKRKLFQLFNLLMTCVVLLSSTGFGLVEHSCQMRGKKKTMVVAFSDHKKKTGCSSDGQSVESRQTTVDKASCCQDESSYENVDAQSSLSQLVAKFVKAVTETVLAGTVALMAYLVEWIFDRESSSIAFAGEPPSPSGRDILALDSRLLL
- a CDS encoding TonB-dependent receptor — translated: MRFIFVLVGLLTVAPGFSRVAQAQSDTTAAANISVDSTASGSLPAGVTGTVGETVNQQRVLLVGATVLWAGTTAGTVTDSLGRFQLAVQPGVNRLVVSYVGYVADTITVANPATPLMITLKSAQTLQEVTVSGSPGQIDRLNPIQTELITQRTLAKAACCNLSESFETNASVSVSYADAVTGARQIQFLGLGGQYVQTNVENIPTVRGLGTTFGLNYIPGTWITSIDVGKGAGSVVNGYESMSGQMNIELQKPDSPDKLFLNGYVNSFGRIEGNVNWSKPISKKWSVGVLGHASTLQKETDQNHDGFRDLPLYTQLNAINRYKYSSERFMAQFGVKALYEDRDGGQLSRFGPSGYRFGNTTKRVEFFSKTAKLFPEQPYKGLGLILNGLNHEQTAIFGYRPYAGRQRTLYANLIYQDIIGTTNHTYKAGLSYLLDDYREQLGALQTKRTESVPGVFAEYTYTYPEKMTLVLGGRFDYHNLFGPQWTPRAHLKYDISPNLILRASAGRGFRVPNFLAENFGYFVSSRVIYNEAQLRPEVSWNYGGSLTNDFTLFGKKASLVLDYHRTDFREQLFIDVEHPQEIHFHNLYGKSFANSFQAELNYQPIRRMDVKVAYRLFDVRQSMSVPSGDTLLLPRMMIPRDRVLLNVGYALPYDKWKFDATLQWNGPRRIPYLRTGAEADYTVVPREYAPGFYNLNAQISRAFRSGLEIYLGGENLTGFRQLNPIIAANDPFGPAFDAGSRVWGPVTGRMVYVGFRFKPQP
- a CDS encoding AraC family transcriptional regulator gives rise to the protein MLLKIKNMVCDRCKRAVREDLETLGLTLLRVDLGEAEIAELPAPLTTDDVRRVLQAGGFDLVDDKKQSLVEHMKVLLINEVQYLKGERLPTENYSAFLERKLGYEYSYLSGLFSTLEGQTVEKYTIALKIEKVKEWLTYDELTLTEMAWRLSYSSVQHLSNQFRQVTGQTPGQFKKEAHIARKTLDSI
- a CDS encoding four-helix bundle copper-binding protein; the encoded protein is MEMTQHHHSDTCFECAEACERCVTACLEMGDQDSKGHDMTACIKLCRDCADICTLCGRLEARGSQFMNQYMQLCADACDACATECEKHAGHHAHCKACADACRKCADECRRMANA
- a CDS encoding sialidase family protein; translated protein: MTSLYTLFLVLLINIVRQPDTVQVIGTGRHPAVETDPAGGIHVVFGRGAVLYYTTSADGHIFSKPLVVDSLPGLHLGASRGPQIAATNRSVVITAIDKTGNVWSYTLDRPTGQWHRPVQVTDEPDKAKEGFVALTADPENGYSAIWLDLRGNQQNKLMGAQSIDGGRTWSANRLVYASPDGTICECCQPSIVRRGQSVAVLFRNFIAGSRDMYLLRSTDGGSSFGKAEKLGDGTWPLNACPMDGGGLYMTPEGILSTVWRRADTLFSARPGQTERKLGPGKNAKIISTKKGDYIAFQRDGRVWIIVPGQPEARPVGEGGYPKLLRLANDRILCLWERAGLVVSTVVG